One Streptomyces sp. SAI-135 DNA segment encodes these proteins:
- the hemE gene encoding uroporphyrinogen decarboxylase encodes MSAHRTPPSATYESAFLKACRREPVPHTPVWFMRQAGRSLPEYRKVREGIPMLESCARPELVAEITLQPVRRHGVDAAIYYSDIVVPLKAIGIDLDIKPGVGPVVERPIRTRADLAQLRDLTPEDVSYVTEAIGLLTRELGPTPLIGFAGAPFTLASYLVEGGPSRTYENAKSMMYGDPELWADLLDRLAEITAAFLKVQIEAGASAVQLFDSWAGALAPADYRRSVLPASAKVFQAVEGYGVPRIHFGVGTGELLKLMGEAGADVVGVDWRVPLDEAARRVGPGKALQGNLDPTVLFSSTEAVEAKTREVLDSAADLEGHVFNLGHGVMPSTDPDALTRLVEYVHTQTAR; translated from the coding sequence GTGAGTGCACACCGAACGCCGCCGTCAGCCACGTACGAATCCGCCTTCCTCAAGGCCTGCCGGCGCGAGCCCGTGCCGCACACCCCGGTGTGGTTCATGCGTCAGGCCGGGCGCTCGCTGCCCGAGTACCGCAAGGTGCGCGAGGGCATCCCGATGCTGGAGTCCTGCGCGCGGCCCGAGCTCGTCGCGGAGATCACCCTCCAGCCGGTGCGCCGGCACGGCGTGGACGCGGCGATCTACTACAGCGACATCGTCGTCCCGCTCAAGGCCATCGGCATCGACCTCGACATCAAGCCCGGCGTCGGCCCGGTCGTGGAGCGCCCGATCCGCACCCGCGCCGACCTGGCCCAGCTGCGCGACCTCACCCCCGAGGACGTCTCCTACGTCACCGAGGCCATCGGCCTGCTGACCCGCGAGCTCGGCCCGACCCCCCTGATCGGTTTCGCCGGCGCGCCTTTCACCCTCGCGAGTTACCTCGTCGAGGGCGGCCCGTCCCGCACCTACGAGAACGCCAAGTCGATGATGTACGGCGACCCCGAGCTGTGGGCCGACCTCCTCGACCGCCTCGCCGAGATCACCGCCGCCTTCCTGAAGGTCCAGATCGAGGCCGGCGCCTCCGCCGTCCAGCTCTTCGACTCCTGGGCCGGTGCCCTCGCCCCCGCCGACTACCGCCGCTCGGTCCTGCCCGCCTCCGCGAAGGTCTTCCAGGCCGTCGAGGGCTACGGCGTCCCCCGCATCCACTTCGGCGTCGGCACCGGTGAGCTGCTGAAGCTCATGGGCGAGGCTGGCGCGGACGTCGTCGGCGTCGACTGGCGCGTCCCGCTCGACGAGGCGGCCCGCCGCGTCGGTCCCGGCAAGGCGCTCCAGGGCAACCTCGACCCGACGGTCCTGTTCTCCTCCACGGAGGCCGTCGAGGCCAAGACCCGCGAGGTCCTGGACTCGGCCGCCGACCTGGAGGGCCACGTCTTCAACCTCGGCCACGGCGTCATGCCGTCCACGGACCCGGACGCCCTGACCCGCCTCGTGGAGTACGTCCACACGCAGACGGCCCGCTGA
- a CDS encoding rhomboid family intramembrane serine protease — MVIPVHDVNPVRRTPVVTYALIAANVLVFLFMPGLAGSVAGDSSVSQLCHLQAFLDQYAAIPQELIHHQMPKLVPTGEVGTNAQGATGCVVAPPDYDKSPALSVLTAMFLHGGWLHLLGNMLFLLIFGNNVEDRMGHVRFALFYVVCGYAASYGFALLNADSGDPLIGASGAIAGVLGAYLVLYPKARVWVLVPFLVFLPLRLPAWLVLGFWFVLQAFYSSGEGVSAAGTVAYAAHVVGFLAGMLLAWPLKPGTPPPPEPRGLLFGRKARPRHTW, encoded by the coding sequence GTGGTCATCCCCGTCCATGACGTGAACCCCGTGCGCCGCACCCCCGTGGTGACGTACGCGCTCATCGCCGCGAACGTCCTCGTGTTCCTGTTCATGCCCGGCCTGGCCGGTTCCGTGGCGGGCGACAGCAGCGTGTCGCAGCTGTGCCACCTCCAGGCGTTCCTGGACCAGTACGCGGCGATCCCGCAGGAGTTGATCCACCATCAGATGCCCAAGCTCGTCCCCACGGGCGAGGTCGGCACGAACGCGCAGGGCGCGACGGGCTGTGTGGTGGCCCCGCCGGACTACGACAAGTCCCCCGCGCTGTCGGTGCTGACGGCGATGTTCCTGCACGGCGGCTGGCTGCACCTGCTGGGCAACATGCTGTTCCTGCTGATCTTCGGCAACAACGTCGAGGACCGCATGGGCCATGTGCGCTTCGCGCTGTTCTACGTCGTCTGCGGCTACGCGGCCTCGTACGGCTTCGCGCTGCTGAACGCCGACTCGGGAGACCCGCTGATCGGCGCCTCGGGGGCGATCGCCGGTGTCCTGGGCGCCTATCTGGTGCTGTACCCGAAGGCCCGGGTGTGGGTCCTGGTGCCGTTCCTGGTGTTCCTGCCGCTGAGACTGCCGGCGTGGCTGGTGCTGGGCTTCTGGTTCGTGCTCCAGGCGTTCTACTCGTCCGGCGAGGGCGTCTCCGCGGCGGGCACGGTCGCGTACGCCGCGCACGTCGTCGGTTTCCTCGCCGGGATGCTGCTCGCCTGGCCGCTGAAGCCGGGCACTCCCCCGCCGCCGGAACCGCGCGGCCTGCTGTTCGGCAGGAAGGCGCGGCCCCGGCACACGTGGTGA
- a CDS encoding FAD-dependent oxidoreductase codes for MNMSRTQGTRERLVVIGGDAAGMSAASQARRMRDPGELEIVAFERGHFTSYSACGIPYWVGGDVDGPDRLIARTPEEHRARDIDLRMRTEVMEIDVDRQRVRARDLDSGAESWTSYDKLVIATGARPIRPDMPGVDAAGVHGVQTLDDGRALIDTLARTRGRRAVVVGAGYIGVEMAEALINRDYEVTVVNRGSEPMSTLDPDMGRLVHEAMEGLGITMVNDAAVTKVLTDEDGRVRAVATEDAEYPADVVVLGIGVRPETTLAEAAGLPLGSHGGLLTDLAMRVRGHENIWAGGDCVEVLDLVSGQERHIALGTHANKHGQVIGTNVGGGYATFPGVVGTAVSKVCDLEIARTGLREKDARRVGLQFESVTIESTSRAGYYPGASPMTVKMLAERRTGRLLGVQIVGREGAGKRVDIAAVALTAGMTVERMTALDLGYAPPFSPVWDPVLVAARKAVAKVRGS; via the coding sequence ATGAACATGAGCCGTACGCAGGGCACGAGGGAACGTCTGGTCGTGATCGGCGGCGACGCCGCGGGGATGTCCGCGGCGTCGCAGGCCCGCCGGATGAGGGACCCCGGCGAACTGGAGATCGTGGCGTTCGAGCGGGGCCACTTCACCTCCTACTCGGCGTGCGGCATCCCGTACTGGGTGGGCGGGGACGTCGACGGTCCGGACCGCTTGATCGCCCGCACGCCCGAGGAGCACCGGGCCCGGGACATCGACCTGCGCATGCGCACCGAGGTCATGGAGATCGACGTCGACCGTCAGCGGGTCCGCGCGCGGGACCTCGATTCGGGCGCCGAGTCCTGGACGTCGTACGACAAGCTCGTGATCGCGACCGGCGCCCGCCCGATCCGCCCGGACATGCCGGGTGTCGACGCCGCCGGGGTGCACGGGGTGCAGACCCTCGACGACGGCCGGGCGCTCATCGACACGCTGGCACGCACGCGTGGCCGCCGGGCGGTGGTCGTGGGCGCCGGGTACATCGGCGTGGAGATGGCCGAGGCCCTGATCAACCGCGACTACGAGGTGACGGTCGTCAACCGCGGCAGTGAGCCGATGTCCACGCTCGACCCGGACATGGGCCGCCTGGTGCACGAGGCGATGGAGGGCCTGGGCATCACCATGGTCAACGACGCCGCGGTGACCAAGGTGCTCACGGACGAGGACGGCCGGGTGCGCGCGGTCGCCACGGAGGACGCGGAGTATCCGGCGGACGTGGTGGTGCTCGGCATCGGGGTGCGTCCCGAGACGACGCTCGCCGAGGCGGCCGGCCTGCCCCTGGGCAGCCACGGCGGCCTGCTGACGGACCTGGCGATGCGGGTGCGCGGCCACGAGAACATCTGGGCGGGCGGTGACTGCGTGGAGGTCCTGGACCTGGTGTCGGGGCAGGAGCGCCACATCGCGCTCGGCACCCACGCCAACAAGCACGGCCAGGTCATCGGCACGAACGTCGGGGGCGGTTACGCCACCTTCCCCGGGGTCGTCGGCACGGCCGTCAGCAAGGTCTGCGACCTGGAGATCGCCCGCACCGGGCTGCGGGAGAAGGACGCCCGCCGGGTGGGCCTCCAGTTCGAGTCGGTCACGATCGAGTCGACGAGCCGGGCCGGGTACTACCCGGGCGCCTCCCCGATGACGGTGAAGATGCTCGCCGAGCGCCGCACGGGGCGGCTGCTCGGCGTGCAGATCGTCGGGAGGGAAGGCGCGGGCAAGCGGGTCGACATCGCGGCGGTGGCCCTGACGGCGGGGATGACGGTGGAGCGGATGACGGCCCTGGACCTGGGGTACGCGCCGCCGTTCAGCCCGGTGTGGGATCCGGTGCTGGTGGCGGCCAGGAAGGCCGTCGCGAAGGTGCGGGGCTCCTGA
- a CDS encoding DUF4349 domain-containing protein gives MRAPRSRRSRSSVRPGQALAGLLLAAALALTGCSGASDSGGDGSSLAQEDRAGAQAADSKGAAGTEADAGGKQATAAPQPAANHIIRTATLTVQVKNVPKALAAARTTTENAGGFVGKESTSRDEEGREQTEVVLRVPVEKYDEVLAGLEGAGKLLERTANAQDVTDQVVDVESRIATQRASVARIRELMDKATRLSDVVTLEGELSTRQAELESLLARQASLKDRTTLATITLSLSETPVVEAEEDDDPGVVDALAGGWGAFVTMLRWIVVALAAVLPFLAGLALIVLVWLRLVRPRLPRRPAPAGASTALGPLPMARPVPAQGRPQEPGAPGRSQEPGVTREPGRPQEPGERE, from the coding sequence ATGCGCGCACCACGTTCACGCCGTTCACGAAGCTCCGTGCGGCCCGGGCAGGCCCTGGCCGGGCTGCTGCTGGCCGCGGCCCTGGCGCTGACCGGGTGCAGCGGGGCGAGCGACTCGGGCGGCGACGGCAGCAGCCTCGCCCAGGAGGACCGGGCCGGCGCCCAGGCGGCCGACAGCAAGGGCGCGGCCGGCACCGAGGCCGACGCGGGCGGCAAGCAGGCCACCGCCGCGCCGCAGCCCGCCGCGAACCACATCATCCGCACCGCCACGCTGACCGTGCAGGTCAAGAACGTCCCGAAGGCGCTCGCCGCGGCCCGCACCACCACCGAGAACGCGGGCGGGTTCGTCGGCAAGGAGTCCACCTCCCGGGACGAGGAGGGCCGGGAGCAGACCGAGGTGGTGCTGCGGGTGCCCGTCGAGAAGTACGACGAGGTCCTCGCCGGCCTGGAGGGCGCGGGCAAGCTCCTGGAGCGCACGGCGAACGCGCAGGACGTCACCGACCAGGTCGTCGACGTGGAGAGCCGGATCGCGACACAGCGGGCGAGCGTGGCGCGGATCCGGGAGCTGATGGACAAGGCGACCAGGCTCAGCGACGTGGTCACCCTGGAGGGCGAACTGAGCACCCGCCAGGCCGAACTGGAGTCGCTGCTGGCCCGTCAGGCGTCCCTGAAGGACCGTACGACCCTGGCGACCATCACCCTCTCCCTGTCCGAGACGCCGGTCGTGGAGGCCGAGGAGGACGACGACCCCGGCGTCGTCGACGCGCTCGCGGGCGGCTGGGGCGCGTTCGTGACCATGCTGCGCTGGATCGTGGTGGCGCTGGCCGCGGTGCTGCCGTTCCTGGCGGGGCTCGCGCTGATCGTGCTGGTGTGGCTGCGGCTGGTCCGGCCCCGGCTGCCGCGCCGCCCGGCTCCCGCGGGCGCCTCGACCGCGCTGGGCCCGCTGCCCATGGCCCGTCCGGTCCCAGCCCAGGGACGGCCTCAGGAACCCGGCGCCCCGGGACGGTCGCAGGAACCCGGGGTCACGCGGGAGCCGGGACGCCCGCAGGAGCCGGGCGAGCGGGAGTGA
- the hemG gene encoding protoporphyrinogen oxidase, with protein MSGSQVVVIGAGIAGLAAAHRLAQRGARVTVLEASERVGGKLLPGEIAGARVDLGAESMLARRPEAVALAREVGLGELLQPPATATASIWTRGALRPMPKGHVMGVPGTAEALAGVLSEEGLARIAQDAGLPRTEIGDDVAVGEYVAARLGREVVDRLVEPLLGGVYAGDAYRISMRSAVPQLFQVAKTHTSLTEGVREIQARTAADQQTGPVFMGVEGGVGTLPPAVADAVRAEGGEIVTGAPVTELRREPSGGWRVVTGDRVRHADAVIVAAPAAAAARLLRAEAPEAADELDTVEYASMALVTLAYRRSDTALPAGSGFLVPPVDGRTIKASTFASQKWGWIADENPDVVVLRTSVGRYGETEILERDDADLVDVSRHDLRAATGLDATPLETRVTRWTDGLPQYPVGHHARVARIREHVAKLPGLAVCGAPYDGVGIPACIASAHAAVDQLRGDLTAVRELTANPVQSLHGGAGE; from the coding sequence ATGAGCGGATCACAGGTCGTCGTCATCGGAGCCGGCATCGCGGGACTGGCCGCGGCCCACCGGCTGGCGCAGCGCGGTGCGCGCGTCACCGTACTGGAGGCGTCGGAGCGTGTCGGCGGCAAGCTGCTGCCCGGCGAGATCGCGGGCGCGCGCGTCGACCTCGGCGCCGAGTCGATGCTGGCCCGCAGGCCGGAGGCGGTGGCCCTCGCGCGCGAGGTGGGCCTCGGCGAGCTCCTCCAGCCGCCCGCCACCGCGACCGCCTCGATCTGGACCCGCGGTGCCCTGCGCCCCATGCCCAAGGGCCACGTCATGGGCGTCCCCGGCACCGCCGAGGCTCTCGCCGGGGTGCTGTCCGAGGAGGGCCTCGCCCGCATCGCACAGGACGCCGGACTGCCCCGCACGGAGATCGGCGACGACGTGGCGGTCGGTGAGTACGTGGCGGCGCGCCTGGGCCGCGAGGTCGTCGACCGCCTCGTCGAGCCCCTCCTCGGCGGGGTCTACGCGGGCGACGCGTACCGCATCTCGATGCGCTCGGCCGTCCCGCAGCTCTTCCAGGTCGCGAAGACCCACACCTCGCTGACCGAGGGCGTCCGCGAGATCCAGGCGAGGACGGCCGCCGACCAGCAGACCGGGCCCGTGTTCATGGGCGTCGAGGGCGGCGTGGGCACCCTCCCGCCCGCCGTCGCCGACGCGGTCCGCGCCGAGGGCGGCGAGATCGTCACCGGCGCCCCGGTCACCGAGCTGCGCCGCGAGCCCTCCGGCGGCTGGCGGGTCGTCACCGGGGACCGCGTCCGGCACGCGGACGCGGTGATCGTCGCCGCCCCCGCCGCGGCCGCGGCGCGGCTGCTGCGCGCCGAGGCCCCCGAGGCCGCGGACGAGCTCGACACCGTCGAGTACGCCTCCATGGCCCTGGTCACGCTCGCCTACCGCCGCTCCGACACCGCCCTGCCCGCGGGCAGCGGCTTCCTCGTCCCGCCGGTCGACGGCCGCACCATCAAGGCGTCCACGTTCGCCTCCCAGAAGTGGGGCTGGATCGCAGACGAGAACCCGGACGTCGTGGTCCTGCGCACCTCCGTCGGCCGCTACGGCGAGACGGAAATCCTGGAGCGCGACGACGCCGACCTGGTGGACGTCTCCCGCCACGACCTGCGAGCGGCCACCGGTCTGGACGCCACCCCCCTCGAAACCCGCGTCACCCGCTGGACCGACGGTCTGCCCCAGTACCCCGTCGGCCACCACGCGCGCGTGGCCCGCATCCGCGAGCACGTCGCCAAGCTCCCCGGCCTCGCGGTGTGCGGCGCGCCGTACGACGGCGTCGGCATCCCGGCCTGCATCGCGAGCGCCCACGCGGCCGTGGACCAGCTGCGGGGCGACCTCACCGCCGTGCGGGAGCTCACGGCCAACCCGGTGCAGAGTCTGCACGGCGGAGCGGGAGAATAG
- the hemQ gene encoding hydrogen peroxide-dependent heme synthase: MSNDAPTPESGRVPNKGKLAKDLNEVIRYTLWSVFKLKDVLPEDRTGYADEVQELFDQLAAKDVTIRGTYDVSGLRADADVMIWWHAETSDQLQEAYNLFRRTRLGRALEPVWSNMALHRPAEFNRSHIPAFLADENPRDYVSVYPFVRSYDWYLLPDEDRRRMLADHGKMARGYPDVRANTVASFSLGDYEWILAFEADELYRIVDLMRHLRASEARMHVREEVPFYTGRRKDIGDLVAGLA, from the coding sequence ATGAGCAACGACGCCCCCACCCCCGAGTCCGGCAGGGTCCCGAACAAGGGCAAGCTGGCCAAGGACCTCAACGAGGTCATCCGGTACACGCTCTGGTCCGTCTTCAAGCTGAAGGACGTGCTGCCCGAGGACCGCACCGGCTACGCCGACGAGGTCCAGGAGCTGTTCGACCAGCTCGCCGCCAAGGACGTCACGATCCGCGGCACCTACGACGTGTCCGGGCTGCGCGCCGACGCCGACGTCATGATCTGGTGGCACGCGGAGACCAGCGACCAGCTGCAGGAGGCGTACAACCTCTTCCGCCGCACCAGGCTGGGCCGCGCTCTGGAGCCGGTCTGGTCCAACATGGCGCTGCACCGCCCCGCCGAGTTCAACCGCTCGCACATCCCGGCGTTCCTGGCGGACGAGAACCCCCGGGACTACGTCAGCGTCTACCCGTTCGTGCGCTCCTACGACTGGTACCTCCTCCCCGACGAGGACCGCCGTCGCATGCTCGCCGACCACGGCAAGATGGCCCGCGGCTACCCGGACGTCCGCGCCAACACGGTCGCCTCCTTCTCGCTGGGCGACTACGAGTGGATCCTGGCGTTCGAGGCCGACGAGCTCTACCGCATCGTCGACCTCATGCGCCACCTGCGGGCGTCGGAGGCCCGTATGCACGTCCGCGAGGAGGTCCCGTTCTACACGGGCCGCCGCAAGGACATCGGCGACCTCGTGGCGGGTCTCGCCTGA
- a CDS encoding alpha/beta hydrolase yields MRAPALFTATGSLLLTTLVAAPAGGAPAAPGAAELRGTAVAAARAGAAGVRFGACPAVEDLPEDVQCGTVSVPLDYARPDGRQIALTVSRVRATQKDPHNSKRRVPRQGALVYNPGGPGASGMYFPLIGALPEWKGLAAAYDLVGYAPRGVGRSAPLSCTEPKRFFKAPTQAPTHPSESYKKERIAQAKAYARGCARRAGSALPHYTSLNNARDLDVLRAALGEPRLTFMGASYGTYFGALYATLFPSHVRRMVFDAAVNPAPEQVWYRNNLDQSAAFEGRWADFREWVARHDDVYGLGATAEEVLHSYEKAAARLAAEPAGGRVGPGQLQGAFLSAGYYDDVWPHRARALSAYLKGDPKPLIQQAGPHQEAAKEAENGNAVYTAVECNDASWPTDWKVWDRDNTRLARVAPFETWDNVWLNLPCAYWPAARQEPLDVRTGPGELPPTLILAAERDAATPYDGALELHRRLSGSVLVTERDAGTHGIAGGPNACVNGYLDAYLLEGRLPVRRAACAPHPEPTPKAGAGPRKAAGTPTR; encoded by the coding sequence ATGAGAGCTCCCGCCCTCTTCACGGCCACCGGATCCTTGCTCCTGACCACGCTCGTCGCCGCACCGGCCGGGGGCGCTCCGGCCGCCCCGGGCGCGGCGGAACTGCGCGGCACCGCGGTCGCCGCCGCGCGCGCCGGGGCGGCCGGCGTCCGCTTCGGCGCCTGTCCCGCGGTGGAGGACCTGCCCGAGGACGTCCAGTGCGGCACGGTGTCCGTCCCGCTCGACTACGCGCGTCCCGACGGCCGGCAGATCGCCCTGACCGTCAGCCGGGTGCGGGCCACCCAGAAGGACCCGCACAACAGCAAGCGCCGGGTGCCCCGGCAGGGGGCCCTGGTCTACAACCCCGGCGGTCCCGGCGCCTCCGGCATGTACTTCCCGCTGATCGGCGCGCTGCCCGAGTGGAAGGGGCTCGCGGCGGCCTACGACCTGGTCGGCTACGCCCCGCGCGGGGTGGGCCGTTCGGCGCCGCTGTCCTGCACCGAGCCGAAGCGGTTCTTCAAGGCGCCCACGCAGGCGCCCACGCACCCCTCGGAGTCGTACAAGAAGGAACGCATCGCGCAGGCGAAGGCGTACGCGCGCGGGTGCGCGCGGCGGGCGGGCTCGGCCCTGCCCCACTACACCTCCCTGAACAACGCCCGGGACCTCGATGTGCTGCGGGCCGCACTGGGCGAGCCACGGCTGACGTTCATGGGGGCCTCGTACGGGACCTACTTCGGTGCGCTGTACGCGACGCTGTTCCCCTCCCACGTGCGGCGGATGGTATTCGACGCGGCGGTGAACCCGGCGCCGGAGCAGGTCTGGTACCGCAACAACCTGGACCAGTCGGCCGCCTTCGAGGGGCGCTGGGCGGACTTCCGGGAGTGGGTCGCCCGGCACGACGACGTGTACGGGCTCGGTGCCACGGCCGAGGAGGTGCTGCACAGCTACGAGAAGGCGGCCGCGCGGCTGGCCGCCGAGCCGGCCGGCGGCAGGGTCGGGCCCGGACAGCTTCAGGGGGCGTTCCTGTCGGCCGGTTACTACGACGACGTGTGGCCGCACCGGGCGCGGGCCCTGTCGGCGTATCTCAAGGGTGATCCGAAGCCGCTGATCCAGCAGGCGGGGCCGCACCAGGAGGCGGCGAAGGAGGCGGAGAACGGGAACGCGGTCTACACCGCCGTCGAGTGCAACGACGCGTCCTGGCCGACCGACTGGAAGGTGTGGGACCGGGACAACACCCGGCTGGCGCGGGTGGCGCCGTTCGAGACGTGGGACAACGTGTGGCTGAACCTGCCCTGCGCGTACTGGCCCGCGGCCCGGCAGGAGCCGCTGGACGTGCGGACCGGGCCGGGTGAACTGCCCCCGACACTGATCCTGGCCGCCGAGCGGGACGCGGCCACTCCGTACGACGGTGCCCTGGAGCTGCACCGGCGGCTGTCCGGCTCGGTGCTGGTGACCGAGCGCGACGCGGGCACGCACGGCATCGCGGGCGGCCCCAACGCCTGCGTCAACGGGTACCTGGACGCCTACCTGCTGGAGGGCCGCCTCCCGGTGCGGCGCGCCGCGTGCGCCCCGCACCCCGAGCCGACGCCGAAGGCGGGTGCCGGCCCCCGGAAGGCGGCCGGCACGCCTACTCGCTGA
- a CDS encoding TIGR04222 domain-containing membrane protein: protein MFWVLLLLLAWAAAGTACTRLCLAAVHAAAADADARGHDLTLYEAAFLSGGPRRVADLTLVSMARQRRLLLAHTGWATVVDPRGRDEMERTVIGAIGPGGQSRIAPVRADAASADAVRSLADRLVDAGLAVPDGTRSIAVAVRQVQLAAGGVVALGAIALLAPAPSAMPRHLVALWFALPLALTVSCLAIARMEVHPYSRWASPAGQRLLGALTRHPGGTDERTYLTSVAVRGISAVGEPDLRAAFAHREQPHGPYREERCAEQPRGDGEEHRRPHRHD from the coding sequence ATGTTCTGGGTTCTTCTTCTGCTGCTGGCCTGGGCCGCCGCCGGCACCGCGTGCACGCGGCTGTGCCTGGCCGCCGTACACGCGGCGGCCGCGGACGCGGATGCCCGGGGACACGATCTGACGCTCTACGAGGCGGCGTTCCTGTCCGGCGGACCGCGGCGGGTCGCCGATCTGACGCTCGTCTCCATGGCCCGGCAGCGGCGGCTGCTGCTGGCCCACACCGGCTGGGCGACCGTCGTCGATCCGCGCGGCCGGGACGAGATGGAGCGCACGGTCATCGGGGCCATCGGGCCGGGGGGACAGTCCCGGATCGCTCCGGTGCGGGCGGACGCGGCCTCGGCGGACGCGGTGCGCAGCCTGGCCGACCGGCTCGTCGACGCGGGCCTGGCCGTTCCCGACGGCACCCGCTCCATCGCGGTGGCCGTCCGCCAGGTGCAACTGGCCGCGGGGGGCGTCGTCGCGCTGGGCGCGATCGCGCTGCTGGCCCCCGCGCCCTCGGCGATGCCGCGGCATCTGGTCGCCCTCTGGTTCGCGCTGCCGCTCGCCCTGACCGTGAGCTGTCTGGCCATCGCCCGGATGGAGGTCCACCCGTACTCGCGCTGGGCGTCCCCGGCGGGCCAGCGGCTGCTCGGCGCCCTGACCCGGCACCCCGGCGGCACGGACGAGCGGACCTATCTCACCTCGGTCGCCGTCCGCGGCATCAGCGCGGTCGGCGAACCGGACCTGCGCGCGGCCTTCGCCCACCGTGAGCAGCCCCACGGTCCGTACCGCGAGGAACGGTGCGCGGAGCAGCCACGCGGGGACGGCGAGGAGCACCGCCGTCCGCACCGGCACGACTGA
- a CDS encoding DUF4142 domain-containing protein encodes MRPRPPLEGRGIFTGTGLIIAGLTATLVALLIPIWSYADRSGTGLSVLKAGTVTTPYGPLSALDRDFVTKVRLAGLWELPAGQQAQQKGTTQAVRTAGQHLVEGHTFLDARVRDVASKLGLALPNEPNDQQKQWLATLDGAQGVDYDRQFANIARLAHGRVFPVVAEVRASTQNSLVRALADDANTTVLDHIKVLEATGYVDFGALAQDMAAGSTPPITNSPAPPGPTADPGRVVPVTPSPYATTFTLPPAASSPPPVPVSS; translated from the coding sequence ATGCGACCGCGACCGCCCCTCGAAGGGCGAGGCATATTCACCGGCACCGGGCTCATCATCGCCGGGCTGACGGCGACCCTGGTGGCCCTGCTCATCCCGATCTGGTCGTACGCCGACCGCTCCGGCACCGGACTCAGCGTGCTCAAGGCCGGAACCGTGACGACACCGTACGGGCCGCTCTCCGCCCTGGACCGGGACTTCGTCACGAAGGTGCGGCTGGCGGGGCTGTGGGAGCTGCCCGCGGGCCAGCAGGCCCAGCAGAAGGGCACGACGCAGGCCGTGCGGACGGCGGGGCAGCACCTCGTGGAGGGACACACGTTCCTCGACGCACGCGTGCGTGACGTGGCGTCGAAGCTCGGACTCGCCCTGCCCAACGAGCCCAACGACCAGCAGAAGCAGTGGCTCGCCACCCTCGACGGGGCCCAGGGCGTCGACTACGACCGCCAGTTCGCCAACATCGCGCGCCTCGCGCACGGCAGGGTGTTCCCGGTCGTCGCCGAGGTCCGCGCGAGCACCCAGAACTCCCTGGTCCGCGCCCTGGCCGACGACGCCAACACCACCGTCCTCGACCACATCAAGGTCCTGGAGGCCACGGGATACGTCGACTTCGGCGCACTGGCCCAGGACATGGCCGCGGGCAGCACCCCGCCGATCACCAACTCCCCCGCCCCGCCCGGCCCGACGGCCGACCCGGGCCGGGTCGTTCCGGTCACTCCGTCGCCGTACGCCACGACCTTCACCCTCCCCCCGGCCGCCTCGAGTCCGCCCCCGGTTCCCGTGTCGTCGTAG